From a region of the Mytilus galloprovincialis chromosome 3, xbMytGall1.hap1.1, whole genome shotgun sequence genome:
- the LOC143066727 gene encoding uncharacterized protein LOC143066727 has product MAILIGMLLNGVKNKYCSRQIVPEQKEDDRHQPTEASQEMYSYEYIDEQQIADQNPFSVPPSLPVPRNGVLHLLNETSENNHSESIGAKKCIPVEDEGYLNPYQPIQVANIYKREYKSIGSIGADTTSDKQADEYLHPYNSLLKHGMPESHEYKDLRNENLKSEFESSESNTFQSFV; this is encoded by the coding sequence ATGGCCATTCTTATTGGTATGCTCCTGAATGGAGTAAAGAATAAATATTGTTCTCGACAAATAGTACCTGAACAGAAAGAGGATGACAGACACCAGCCAACAGAGGCGTCACAAGAAATGTATAGTTATGAATACATTGATGAACAACAGATAGCAGATCAAAACCCATTCTCTGTTCCTCCCAGTTTGCCAGTCCCAAGAAATGGAGTACTACACCTATTGAATGAAACTTCAGAAAACAATCACAGCGAATCAATTGGTGCTAAAAAGTGCATTCCAGTGGAGGATGAAGGGTATCTTAATCCTTATCAACCAATACAAGTGGCAAACATTTATAAACGTGAATACAAATCAATTGGATCAATTGGTGCCGACACGACATCGGATAAACAAGCCGATGAATATTTACATCCATACAACTCTCTGTTAAAACATGGTATGCCCGAGAGTCATGAGTACAAAGACTTGAGAAACGAAAACCTCAAATCTGAGTTTGAATCCTCTGAAAGTAATACATTTCAGTCTTTTGTTTAA